One genomic region from Thermoplasmata archaeon encodes:
- the xseB gene encoding exodeoxyribonuclease VII small subunit: METGKNFEEKLKRVEEIIAKIQKREVSLDEMLAYFEEGTKLLSECREELTRVENRIKYLIEEEKQVKEIKPDEGN, translated from the coding sequence ATGGAAACTGGAAAAAATTTTGAAGAAAAATTGAAGCGTGTAGAGGAGATAATCGCAAAGATACAGAAAAGGGAAGTGTCGCTAGATGAGATGCTGGCTTACTTTGAGGAGGGCACAAAACTTCTGAGCGAATGCAGGGAAGAACTGACAAGAGTTGAGAACAGAATTAAGTATTTGATTGAGGAGGAAAAACAGGTAAAGGAGATAAAGCCAGATGAAGGTAATTGA
- a CDS encoding NosD domain-containing protein yields the protein MHLRKAIIVVSCCVLILGTILTVSCNSVAEKFTVRTPIRINGDNGFTTTNGVVAGNGSETNPYIIEGWEIDGSGYGFGIYIGNTTAYFIIRNCYLHHASGNSGDFTKNSGIFLYNVINGKIESNTISSNGIGIYAVFSSGCTITGNTIIQCTDTGLQIYLTDTFTVSANTISNNPCGVLLDASTGCTLTGNTFSNDGVVIRGESLEYWNSHTISTTNTVNGKALYYYKNTNGITVPSAGQIILANCTGFSVKNLVISGTTTALLAGFTSSTKIESCNFSGNYYGIEFYSCDGNTINTTTTSQNGISGIAFTNSNWNRLNTLTADTNQGTGILLTNSNNNTLHGIKTNGNQNTGIKLDASNSNYIINSQGSQNGEDGIQCVYSQWNVISGCNANGNARYGIALTNSDENSVAGCNVSDNTAGIRLYRANSNKISGNTAMNCNAGINLNYSCDSNQIFGNNLLSNNHGLFLLYSNGNNISANTLKNNNIGVQVQSSNTNLITANDFSFNLIFGVNITSSSTGNRIHTNNFISNGNINKQSADNGTANYWNTSIAGNFWDDWTSPDANHDGIVDNPYTINGSALAKDYYPLAAKAPAIQIVHTPPGTAYLNQPIIIVAEIKSIYNLTDAKLYYRPVGSSTWYALTMTRTSGNATDGIYQATIPAQSASGTVDYYITATDEKSGVAQTPVYSVQVTSPTPELTSILVLLLCAAILLFRKKSEF from the coding sequence ATGCACCTACGAAAAGCGATTATAGTGGTATCATGCTGTGTACTTATTTTGGGAACAATTTTGACCGTATCCTGTAATTCTGTAGCTGAGAAATTTACGGTTCGCACACCCATCCGTATCAACGGAGACAATGGTTTCACTACCACCAATGGCGTGGTTGCTGGTAATGGCTCAGAGACAAACCCTTACATCATTGAGGGCTGGGAAATTGACGGCTCTGGCTATGGTTTTGGAATTTACATCGGAAACACAACTGCGTATTTCATCATAAGGAACTGCTATCTTCATCATGCCTCTGGGAATTCTGGTGATTTTACGAAAAACTCAGGCATCTTTCTCTACAATGTAATCAACGGAAAAATTGAGAGTAACACAATCTCAAGCAATGGGATTGGCATTTATGCTGTCTTCTCAAGTGGATGCACAATTACTGGCAACACAATAATCCAGTGCACTGACACAGGACTTCAGATTTATCTCACAGACACATTTACCGTGAGTGCAAACACAATTTCAAACAACCCATGTGGTGTACTACTCGACGCTTCCACCGGCTGCACCCTCACTGGAAACACATTCTCCAATGATGGGGTTGTAATCAGAGGAGAGAGCTTAGAGTACTGGAATTCGCACACAATTTCCACAACCAACACTGTGAATGGAAAGGCACTATATTATTACAAAAACACGAATGGCATCACTGTGCCTTCTGCAGGACAGATAATTCTTGCAAACTGCACCGGGTTTTCTGTCAAGAACCTTGTGATTTCTGGTACCACAACTGCCCTCCTTGCAGGTTTCACCTCCTCCACGAAAATTGAGAGCTGCAATTTTTCAGGCAATTATTATGGAATTGAATTCTATTCTTGTGATGGAAACACCATAAACACCACAACCACTAGCCAGAATGGCATTTCTGGAATTGCATTCACAAATTCAAACTGGAACAGGTTGAACACCCTCACTGCTGACACAAATCAGGGTACTGGCATCCTTCTCACAAACTCAAACAATAACACACTGCATGGAATAAAAACTAATGGGAACCAGAACACTGGAATTAAACTGGATGCAAGTAATAGCAATTACATTATTAACAGCCAGGGGAGCCAGAACGGAGAAGATGGAATTCAGTGTGTTTACTCGCAATGGAATGTAATCTCTGGCTGCAACGCAAATGGCAACGCAAGGTATGGCATTGCTCTCACAAACTCAGATGAGAACAGTGTAGCAGGTTGTAATGTCTCTGACAACACTGCTGGCATCCGTCTCTACAGAGCAAATTCCAATAAAATTTCTGGCAACACGGCAATGAACTGCAATGCTGGAATCAACCTCAACTACTCCTGCGATTCCAACCAGATTTTTGGCAACAACTTGCTCAGCAACAACCATGGGCTCTTTCTGTTATATTCAAATGGCAATAACATTTCAGCCAACACACTCAAAAACAACAACATCGGTGTGCAGGTGCAATCCTCAAACACGAATCTGATAACTGCTAACGACTTTTCGTTCAACTTAATATTTGGCGTGAACATCACCTCAAGTTCAACTGGCAACCGCATCCATACAAACAACTTTATTTCCAATGGCAACATCAACAAACAGAGTGCAGACAATGGCACCGCAAATTACTGGAATACAAGCATTGCAGGAAACTTCTGGGATGACTGGACTTCGCCTGATGCCAACCATGATGGAATTGTGGATAACCCGTACACAATAAACGGGAGCGCACTTGCAAAGGACTACTATCCCCTTGCTGCAAAGGCACCTGCAATTCAAATAGTGCATACACCACCTGGTACAGCATATCTCAATCAGCCCATCATCATCGTTGCTGAAATAAAGAGCATCTACAATCTCACAGATGCGAAGCTTTACTATCGCCCAGTGGGCAGCAGCACCTGGTATGCCCTTACAATGACGCGCACCTCTGGAAACGCAACAGATGGTATTTACCAGGCAACAATTCCAGCGCAAAGTGCTTCTGGCACAGTAGATTATTATATTACCGCAACAGATGAAAAGAGCGGTGTTGCCCAGACACCAGTGTATTCAGTGCAGGTAACCTCACCAACACCAGAACTGACTAGCATTCTGGTTTTACTGCTGTGTGCTGCAATCCTGCTGTTCCGCAAAAAATCAGAATTCTAA
- a CDS encoding glycosyltransferase family 2 protein, whose amino-acid sequence MKVSVIIPTMNEEASIGGVIQTIKDAFAAANVSLFVKNPLEYEILIVDTNSKDRTREIAKEKGAIVIDEPRRGYGRAYKTGFEKATGEIIATLDGDSTYPAEKIPEFVDFLIKEDLDFITCDRLSTLKPGVMSFKHRIGNKILTLTCNLLFGVKIRDSQSGMWIFKKAILKKLKVESDGMPFSEEIKIEAFRKCNRCIEIPIEYRVRKGEVKLSSWKDGTKNLKYLFKMKFRK is encoded by the coding sequence ATGAAGGTCTCTGTGATCATTCCCACAATGAACGAGGAGGCGTCGATTGGCGGCGTAATCCAGACAATTAAGGATGCCTTTGCAGCAGCCAATGTCTCCCTCTTTGTGAAAAATCCACTGGAATATGAAATTCTTATAGTAGATACTAATTCAAAGGATAGAACAAGGGAGATTGCAAAGGAGAAGGGTGCGATTGTCATTGATGAACCTAGAAGGGGTTATGGAAGGGCTTACAAAACTGGATTTGAAAAAGCAACTGGAGAAATAATTGCCACACTTGATGGCGATTCCACATATCCTGCTGAAAAAATCCCCGAGTTTGTTGACTTTCTCATCAAAGAGGACCTTGACTTTATCACATGCGACAGGTTGAGCACCTTAAAGCCAGGAGTGATGTCTTTCAAACACCGCATAGGAAATAAAATTCTTACATTAACCTGCAATCTTCTGTTTGGTGTGAAAATAAGAGATTCCCAATCTGGAATGTGGATTTTTAAGAAGGCAATTCTGAAGAAGTTGAAAGTTGAGAGTGATGGGATGCCCTTTTCTGAGGAAATTAAGATTGAGGCATTTAGAAAGTGTAACAGATGCATTGAAATTCCAATAGAATATCGCGTTAGAAAGGGTGAGGTGAAGCTGAGTTCCTGGAAGGATGGTACGAAGAACTTGAAGTATCTGTTTAAGATGAAATTCAGAAAGTAA
- a CDS encoding DUF126 domain-containing protein, with amino-acid sequence MMLQGRGISPGIVEGTAIVSKTPLSFYGGVDPKTGIVIEKGHELEGKCVAGKVLVFPNGKGSTVGSYVIYGLKKYDKAPLAIINQKMETIVATGVILAGIPAVDSVDISKISDGAQLKLDGAKGTVEIVE; translated from the coding sequence ATGATGTTGCAAGGAAGGGGCATAAGCCCGGGAATTGTTGAAGGCACTGCGATAGTTTCAAAAACGCCGCTCAGCTTTTATGGTGGTGTTGACCCGAAGACAGGAATTGTGATTGAGAAGGGTCATGAGCTTGAGGGCAAATGTGTAGCAGGTAAAGTCCTTGTGTTTCCAAACGGCAAGGGTTCAACAGTTGGCTCGTATGTGATTTACGGATTGAAAAAGTATGACAAAGCCCCTCTTGCAATAATAAACCAGAAGATGGAGACCATTGTTGCAACTGGTGTAATCCTTGCGGGAATCCCTGCAGTGGATTCTGTGGACATTTCTAAAATTAGTGATGGTGCGCAGCTGAAACTAGATGGGGCGAAGGGGACTGTGGAAATTGTCGAGTGA
- a CDS encoding ATPase domain-containing protein has translation MIPRVKTFVRGLDEIMDGGIPEGSVVLLLGKPGTMKSSIAYSIIYKNVEEAGRKALYVSLEQSASSLIENMGGMGFAPPGVDSNLSVLDLGLLRKKMTQLTQQAWIEIFRMYILNLKSNFNFDLLVIDSLPVLEMLAKFKEPRDELFQLFEWLRDLKVTTFLIHEETGGSMSYGEDFLADGIIHLDLRREMNAVNLFLSIMKMRRTNHRRGYFPLIFEHGNFEIVTD, from the coding sequence ATGATACCAAGAGTGAAGACATTTGTAAGGGGACTGGACGAAATAATGGATGGCGGCATTCCCGAGGGTAGTGTAGTGCTTTTGCTCGGAAAGCCGGGCACAATGAAATCCTCAATTGCCTACTCCATAATCTACAAAAATGTGGAGGAGGCAGGGAGGAAAGCACTTTATGTGAGCCTGGAACAGAGTGCCTCAAGTTTGATTGAGAACATGGGTGGCATGGGATTTGCACCTCCTGGTGTGGATTCAAACCTGAGTGTGCTTGACCTCGGATTGCTGCGAAAAAAGATGACCCAGCTGACACAGCAAGCATGGATTGAGATATTTAGAATGTACATTCTCAATCTGAAGAGCAACTTCAATTTTGATTTGCTCGTGATTGACTCGCTGCCTGTGCTTGAAATGCTGGCAAAATTCAAGGAGCCAAGAGATGAACTCTTCCAGTTGTTTGAATGGCTGCGTGACCTCAAGGTAACAACTTTCCTGATACATGAGGAAACAGGTGGCTCAATGAGCTATGGTGAGGACTTTCTTGCAGATGGCATAATCCATCTGGATTTGCGCAGGGAAATGAACGCAGTGAACCTGTTCCTGAGTATAATGAAGATGCGAAGAACAAATCACAGAAGAGGTTATTTCCCGCTGATTTTTGAGCATGGGAACTTTGAGATAGTTACAGATTAA
- a CDS encoding DUF447 family protein, with protein sequence MKVIETVVVTRNSHINAAAIGVWKEEEHYHLRVFENSNTYANLIKNQKFSINFVSPEQLALLIRCALVGHNNNVQELEESKFLFWEGVPYLKETFSVIANVEQRKFEIVEDWVGKTGCLLIEASEIQRFGKMRGVITREKFIPILECAVLATKYFEASVEAKTSIRERIEALLPMVKGFEEEVKWIREGLKIDK encoded by the coding sequence ATGAAGGTAATTGAGACAGTTGTTGTTACGAGAAATTCGCACATAAACGCTGCTGCAATTGGTGTCTGGAAAGAGGAGGAACACTACCACCTGAGGGTTTTTGAGAATTCTAACACCTATGCTAATCTTATTAAAAATCAAAAATTTTCAATAAACTTTGTATCGCCAGAGCAGCTTGCCCTTTTAATCAGATGTGCATTGGTGGGGCATAACAATAATGTGCAGGAACTGGAGGAGAGTAAATTCCTTTTCTGGGAAGGTGTGCCTTATCTCAAAGAAACATTCAGTGTGATTGCAAATGTTGAGCAGAGAAAGTTTGAGATTGTTGAGGACTGGGTTGGAAAAACAGGATGTCTTTTGATTGAGGCGAGCGAAATTCAGAGGTTCGGTAAGATGAGAGGTGTGATTACAAGGGAAAAGTTTATTCCCATTCTTGAGTGTGCTGTGCTCGCTACAAAATATTTTGAGGCCAGTGTTGAGGCAAAAACAAGTATAAGGGAGAGGATTGAGGCCTTGCTTCCCATGGTTAAGGGCTTTGAGGAAGAGGTGAAATGGATACGGGAGGGTCTAAAAATTGATAAATGA
- a CDS encoding aconitase X catalytic domain-containing protein, with amino-acid sequence MFLTKEEERILAGEHGEVAERMLRLLVRLGEIYNADKMIPIASAQVAGVSYKSIGDPGLEFLEDIAGKGAKVSVLTFLNPAGMDIESWKELGFPEHFVGKQLRIIDAFRKMGIVISATCTPYLSGNLPRFKEHVAWSESSAVSFANSVIGARTNREGGPSALAAAILGRTPNYGFHLDENRKPDMHVVVNVELKTDADFGALGYFVGKIVKDRVPYFTGITHPSVDALKALGAAMAASGAVALYHVDGLTPEAKNYSPEGLEKISFGEKELKETYQNLNSGEEPDIVILGCPHSSLNEIRTVAMLVEGKRLKKPLWVCTSRGVKELAIRMGYDEKIRAAGGKIVADTCTVVAPVEEMGFKTIAVNSGKAANYLPGFCKAKVIFGDTESLIRRVLE; translated from the coding sequence GTGTTTTTAACCAAAGAAGAAGAGCGAATTTTGGCTGGAGAACATGGAGAAGTAGCAGAGCGGATGCTTCGCTTGCTCGTTCGCCTTGGTGAAATCTACAATGCAGATAAGATGATTCCAATTGCTTCAGCACAGGTGGCAGGAGTTTCCTACAAGTCAATTGGAGATCCTGGACTGGAATTTCTCGAGGACATTGCTGGTAAAGGTGCAAAGGTATCTGTGCTCACATTTCTTAATCCTGCAGGAATGGACATAGAAAGTTGGAAGGAGCTTGGTTTTCCAGAGCATTTCGTTGGGAAGCAGTTGAGAATTATTGATGCCTTCAGAAAAATGGGAATTGTAATTTCGGCTACCTGCACGCCCTATCTGAGCGGGAATCTACCGAGGTTTAAAGAGCATGTTGCCTGGTCTGAATCATCTGCGGTTTCATTTGCAAATTCAGTCATTGGTGCAAGAACCAACAGGGAAGGTGGGCCCTCTGCACTTGCAGCTGCAATTCTGGGCAGAACACCAAACTATGGTTTTCATCTTGATGAGAACAGAAAGCCAGATATGCATGTGGTTGTGAATGTGGAATTGAAAACAGATGCGGATTTTGGGGCACTGGGCTATTTTGTGGGCAAAATTGTGAAAGACAGAGTGCCGTATTTTACAGGCATAACACATCCAAGTGTGGATGCGCTGAAAGCTTTGGGTGCTGCAATGGCTGCTTCAGGGGCAGTTGCTCTATACCATGTTGATGGCTTGACACCAGAGGCAAAAAATTATTCTCCAGAAGGACTTGAGAAAATTTCATTTGGTGAGAAAGAGTTGAAAGAAACCTACCAAAATTTAAATTCTGGCGAAGAGCCAGACATCGTTATTCTCGGTTGTCCCCATTCCTCGCTGAATGAGATAAGGACTGTTGCGATGCTTGTCGAGGGCAAGCGACTGAAGAAACCGCTGTGGGTTTGTACCTCTAGAGGAGTGAAAGAATTGGCGATAAGAATGGGCTATGATGAGAAAATCAGAGCTGCTGGTGGAAAAATTGTGGCGGATACATGCACTGTTGTTGCTCCTGTTGAAGAAATGGGTTTCAAAACAATTGCTGTGAATTCAGGAAAGGCAGCGAATTATCTGCCTGGCTTCTGCAAAGCAAAGGTAATTTTCGGAGATACAGAAAGCTTAATCAGGAGGGTGCTGGAATGA
- a CDS encoding presenilin family intramembrane aspartyl protease PSH, with amino-acid sequence MRSKSFIWLSIFLVVPQIVAIFLSPFYRALGMQAFADPNNPVNPIFYIIMLLGITAIILLLVKIGLEKMLRYLLLFAISVSFLFVVYPLLWFGIPFAYYEGDSVIDFPFSIASYLTIICIAFLLWYPEWYVINGIGLVSAAGIAAILGISLGILPTFIILLALAIYDAISVYRTKHMITLADSVTKMKLPVLLVVPQKSNYSFMKQEGILKQIESEEREAMFMGVGDVVIPAVLAVSSYVFLPDYPTRFGIPANLLTAICVIVGIYVSFLFLMYFVSKGKPQAGLPFLNTGAIASYVLAYLLIYRNFTFGLF; translated from the coding sequence ATGCGAAGCAAATCATTCATCTGGCTGAGTATTTTTCTTGTTGTACCTCAAATTGTTGCAATTTTTCTTTCTCCGTTTTACAGGGCACTCGGAATGCAGGCGTTTGCAGACCCGAACAATCCAGTCAATCCGATCTTTTACATAATTATGCTACTCGGGATTACTGCAATAATTCTCCTGCTTGTCAAGATCGGACTTGAAAAGATGCTCCGTTATCTGCTCCTCTTTGCAATCTCTGTTTCTTTCTTATTTGTGGTATATCCATTACTCTGGTTTGGAATACCCTTTGCTTATTACGAGGGGGATAGCGTAATTGATTTTCCGTTTTCAATTGCCTCCTATCTCACAATTATTTGCATTGCGTTTCTTTTATGGTATCCCGAATGGTATGTGATTAACGGCATAGGGCTTGTGAGTGCAGCGGGCATTGCTGCAATTCTTGGCATCTCGCTGGGAATCCTTCCCACTTTCATCATCTTGCTTGCCCTGGCAATTTACGATGCAATCTCGGTGTACAGAACAAAGCACATGATTACGCTTGCAGATTCTGTTACAAAAATGAAACTTCCAGTGCTTCTCGTAGTGCCCCAGAAGTCAAACTACTCCTTTATGAAGCAAGAAGGAATTCTGAAACAGATTGAAAGCGAGGAGCGAGAGGCAATGTTCATGGGTGTTGGAGATGTGGTTATTCCTGCAGTTCTTGCAGTTAGCAGTTATGTGTTTCTTCCTGATTATCCGACAAGATTTGGCATTCCAGCAAACCTACTTACAGCCATTTGTGTGATTGTTGGAATCTATGTATCCTTCCTTTTCTTGATGTACTTTGTGAGTAAGGGCAAGCCCCAGGCAGGTCTCCCATTTCTGAACACTGGGGCAATTGCAAGCTATGTGCTTGCTTATCTCCTCATATATAGGAATTTCACATTTGGGTTGTTTTAG
- a CDS encoding HDIG domain-containing protein, whose amino-acid sequence MSSETIPDEKACLEILRKAGCSQEVIAHTLFVKEVALKIASKCKQPVNIELLVAGAILHDIGRAITHGVAHGVKGGEIARRFGLDERIVRIIERHVGGGITREEAIKLGLGNEPLVPETLEEKIVCLADKLIAHDRIAGIEEEVKKLEEKGLHSAAERVMTLYREIVGLCGELEF is encoded by the coding sequence TTGTCGAGTGAAACAATTCCGGACGAGAAGGCATGCCTTGAAATTCTCAGAAAGGCGGGATGCTCGCAGGAAGTGATTGCCCACACTTTATTTGTGAAGGAAGTGGCTTTAAAAATTGCGAGCAAATGCAAGCAGCCAGTCAACATCGAACTCTTGGTTGCAGGTGCGATTCTCCATGACATTGGGCGAGCAATCACCCATGGTGTTGCCCATGGTGTGAAAGGCGGAGAAATTGCAAGGAGGTTCGGGCTTGATGAAAGGATTGTGAGAATTATTGAGAGGCATGTGGGTGGTGGCATCACCAGGGAGGAAGCAATTAAATTAGGGCTTGGAAATGAGCCTCTTGTTCCAGAAACACTGGAGGAGAAGATTGTGTGCCTCGCAGATAAGCTTATTGCCCATGATAGAATTGCAGGAATTGAGGAGGAAGTAAAGAAGCTGGAGGAAAAGGGATTGCATAGTGCTGCGGAGCGAGTGATGACTCTTTACAGAGAGATTGTTGGTCTCTGTGGGGAATTAGAATTCTGA
- a CDS encoding DUF5611 family protein — protein MRDYPIKPGNYKNIEGEKLLSLVKEIFGNATQEGNLIKASYGALKELRVFAKDKKTLAVETLMDKNVPNEVAEDTVKKYNLFLERATGYTAKERVKKLQKEVAKDTE, from the coding sequence ATGCGAGATTATCCAATAAAGCCAGGTAACTACAAGAACATTGAAGGCGAGAAACTACTATCCCTTGTAAAGGAGATTTTCGGAAATGCCACACAAGAGGGAAACCTGATAAAAGCCAGTTATGGTGCTTTGAAGGAACTACGGGTGTTTGCAAAGGACAAAAAGACACTTGCTGTTGAAACACTGATGGATAAAAATGTGCCTAACGAGGTCGCAGAAGACACAGTTAAAAAATACAACCTGTTTCTTGAAAGAGCAACTGGCTATACTGCAAAGGAGAGAGTGAAAAAACTCCAGAAGGAAGTTGCAAAAGACACTGAGTAA
- a CDS encoding translation initiation factor IF-2 subunit beta has product MTEEEYEALLERAYKNMPQTKGTGERFVVPKADVMVEGKNTIFRNFFEIVEVIRRTPEHFLAYLLRELGTPGEIKEKRVIFKSKISPQMLNERIENYVNTYVICSECGRPDTKLVKEDRIWMLECEACGARAPVTTGKSAKPKQEKFELKQGELYEFKIEEMGKKGDGVARIPPYIIYIYGAKSPGEIVRARVTKIAGTVVFATRV; this is encoded by the coding sequence ATGACTGAAGAGGAATATGAAGCATTGCTTGAGCGTGCCTATAAGAACATGCCCCAGACGAAGGGCACAGGCGAGCGTTTCGTGGTCCCAAAGGCAGATGTGATGGTTGAAGGCAAAAACACAATCTTCAGAAACTTTTTTGAAATTGTTGAGGTAATACGAAGAACACCAGAGCATTTCCTTGCCTATCTTCTGAGGGAACTTGGCACGCCAGGAGAGATAAAAGAGAAAAGGGTGATTTTCAAGTCAAAAATCTCGCCCCAAATGCTGAATGAGAGAATTGAAAATTATGTAAACACCTATGTTATTTGCTCTGAATGTGGCAGGCCAGACACTAAGCTTGTGAAAGAGGATAGAATCTGGATGCTGGAATGTGAGGCATGCGGTGCAAGGGCACCTGTCACCACTGGCAAGAGTGCCAAGCCAAAGCAGGAAAAGTTTGAGTTGAAGCAGGGAGAACTATACGAATTTAAGATTGAGGAGATGGGAAAGAAGGGTGACGGAGTGGCTAGAATTCCGCCCTACATCATTTACATTTATGGGGCAAAATCGCCAGGCGAAATCGTGCGGGCTAGAGTGACAAAGATTGCAGGAACTGTGGTTTTTGCCACCCGTGTGTAA
- the xseA gene encoding exodeoxyribonuclease VII large subunit, translated as MQTAEEIKIYSVTELASKIRNHIKAEKSFLDVYVRGEVSNFRIRGTQVYFDIKDEFSIIHVVMFNPPESVSQLKNGVSVVVHGNLEFYQREGKLNLIADNFFVGGVGEVYLKLERLKERLRTEGLFAPEVKKKIPRYIFKVGIATSLKGAVVHDILHALQDARGLEIYIINTLVQGEGAKESIVRSIELLNTLNVDVIVLARGGGSIEDLWAFNEEIVVRAIRNSRVPVVTGIGHETDRTLADMAADREFPTPSYAGKFIYEQWKKACEEVEEARKELVSEVQSCLQELHVSLDLLASKISKEEFHRVVQVYGMRVGMLSQGLKNAVGDYLQHRKMQVEKAEALLVSLNPEEILRQGYAYITKEGKIVVRGTELGIDEHVRIHFIDAVVDAVVLGKEVEQWKLEKILKKN; from the coding sequence ATGCAAACAGCTGAGGAAATAAAGATATATTCAGTTACAGAACTTGCCTCCAAAATAAGAAACCACATTAAGGCAGAGAAAAGTTTTCTGGATGTCTATGTGAGAGGGGAGGTAAGCAATTTCCGTATCCGTGGCACCCAGGTTTACTTTGATATTAAAGATGAGTTTTCAATAATTCATGTGGTGATGTTCAATCCACCAGAATCAGTTTCTCAGCTGAAAAATGGAGTAAGTGTAGTTGTCCATGGGAACCTTGAGTTTTATCAGCGAGAGGGAAAATTGAACTTGATTGCGGACAATTTTTTTGTTGGAGGCGTTGGCGAGGTTTATCTGAAGCTGGAACGCCTCAAGGAGCGTTTAAGAACTGAAGGCCTTTTTGCACCAGAAGTAAAGAAAAAAATCCCAAGATACATTTTCAAGGTGGGAATTGCGACTTCTCTGAAAGGGGCGGTTGTGCATGATATTCTTCACGCACTCCAGGATGCAAGGGGACTTGAGATTTACATTATTAATACGCTGGTGCAGGGAGAGGGAGCAAAGGAGAGCATTGTGCGTTCGATTGAACTTCTGAACACACTCAATGTGGATGTGATTGTGCTGGCAAGAGGTGGTGGAAGTATTGAGGACTTGTGGGCATTCAACGAGGAAATTGTGGTGAGAGCGATAAGGAATTCAAGGGTGCCTGTGGTAACTGGTATCGGGCATGAAACAGATAGAACACTGGCGGATATGGCTGCAGACAGAGAGTTTCCAACGCCTTCGTATGCTGGTAAGTTCATTTACGAACAGTGGAAAAAGGCCTGCGAGGAAGTTGAGGAAGCTAGAAAAGAACTTGTGAGTGAAGTCCAGTCCTGCCTGCAAGAGTTGCATGTATCCCTTGATTTACTTGCCTCTAAAATTTCAAAGGAGGAGTTTCACAGAGTTGTGCAGGTTTATGGAATGAGAGTGGGGATGCTTTCTCAGGGACTGAAAAATGCTGTGGGGGATTACCTCCAGCACAGAAAAATGCAGGTGGAGAAGGCGGAGGCATTGCTTGTCTCCCTGAACCCTGAGGAGATTTTGAGGCAGGGGTATGCTTACATCACAAAGGAGGGCAAGATTGTTGTGCGTGGTACAGAACTCGGGATTGATGAACATGTTAGAATTCATTTCATTGATGCAGTTGTGGATGCGGTTGTGCTTGGAAAAGAGGTGGAACAATGGAAACTGGAAAAAATTTTGAAGAAAAATTGA